In the genome of Massilia sp. PAMC28688, one region contains:
- the tssK gene encoding type VI secretion system baseplate subunit TssK, whose product MAWKNKVVWSEGMLLQPQHLQQHDRYWQSQLENRVAALRPYSWGFADLKIDEHQLALGKLALQSCTAVLPDGTPFTLPADDELPLPLDIPADARNVLVVLALPLRRHGVAEVDNGIGPDNFARHRADDYEAWDSNGLDNSALMQVGKLRLRLALASEVANAYATIGVARIIERRADNRVVIDPDYSAPCLDFRAAPRLSAFADELAGLLHQRGDLLAARLSQPGAAGAAEIADFLLLQLINRVEPLVQHLAGATGVHPETLYQALVSLAGELATFTDAGKRSATYPVYRHEQLAETFAPVIADLRRALSTVMDSQAVPIPLDERQFGIRVAVVPDRELLRSATFVLAVNAHLPPEQLRGAFPAQVKIGSVEKIRDLVNLQLPGIGLRPLPVAPRQLPFYAGYTYFELDSGSEYFQQLQQSAGFAMHVAGDFPGLQMQFWAIRR is encoded by the coding sequence AACAAGGTAGTCTGGTCCGAGGGCATGCTGCTCCAGCCGCAGCATTTGCAACAGCACGACCGCTATTGGCAAAGCCAGCTTGAAAACCGCGTCGCCGCGCTGCGCCCGTACAGCTGGGGCTTTGCGGACCTGAAGATCGACGAGCATCAGCTGGCCCTGGGCAAGCTGGCGCTGCAGTCGTGCACGGCGGTGCTGCCCGACGGCACCCCGTTCACGCTGCCGGCCGACGACGAACTGCCGCTGCCGCTCGATATCCCGGCCGACGCCCGCAACGTGCTGGTGGTGCTGGCGCTGCCCCTGCGCCGCCACGGCGTGGCCGAGGTGGACAATGGCATCGGGCCCGATAACTTCGCGCGCCATCGCGCCGACGATTACGAAGCCTGGGACAGCAATGGTCTCGACAACAGCGCCCTGATGCAGGTTGGCAAATTGCGCCTGCGCCTGGCGCTGGCGTCCGAGGTCGCCAATGCCTATGCCACCATCGGCGTGGCCCGCATCATTGAGCGGCGCGCCGACAACCGCGTAGTGATTGACCCGGACTACAGCGCGCCGTGCCTGGATTTTCGCGCCGCCCCGCGCCTGTCGGCCTTTGCCGACGAACTGGCGGGCCTCTTGCACCAGCGCGGCGACCTGCTGGCCGCGCGCCTGTCGCAGCCCGGCGCCGCCGGCGCTGCCGAAATTGCGGACTTCCTCCTGCTGCAGCTGATCAACCGGGTCGAGCCGCTGGTGCAGCACCTGGCCGGTGCCACCGGGGTGCATCCGGAAACGCTGTACCAGGCGCTGGTCTCGCTGGCCGGCGAACTGGCCACCTTTACCGATGCCGGCAAGCGCAGCGCCACCTATCCGGTGTACCGCCACGAGCAGCTGGCCGAAACGTTCGCGCCCGTGATCGCGGACCTGCGGCGCGCCCTGTCCACCGTGATGGATAGCCAGGCCGTGCCGATTCCGCTCGACGAGCGCCAGTTCGGCATCCGCGTGGCCGTGGTGCCGGACCGCGAGCTGCTGCGCTCGGCCACCTTTGTGCTGGCGGTCAATGCCCACCTGCCGCCGGAGCAGCTGCGCGGCGCCTTTCCGGCCCAGGTCAAGATTGGCTCGGTGGAAAAGATCCGCGACCTGGTCAATCTGCAGCTGCCCGGCATTGGCCTGCGCCCCCTGCCGGTGGCGCCACGCCAGCTGCCGTTCTATGCCGGCTACACGTATTTTGAACTCGACAGCGGCAGCGAATACTTTCAGCAACTGCAGCAGTCGGCCGGCTTCGCCATGCACGTGGCCGGCGATTTTCCGGGACTGCAAATGCAGTTCTGGGCCATCAGGAGATAA
- the icmH gene encoding type IVB secretion system protein IcmH/DotU — protein sequence MSTQEPGKPEQDPARPQPDPDATMLILNPGGRRPAPAPAGGAGPAAPAASAHAATPHTVLAGSGLNRLVRAADPLLDLVVPLRHTMQPPDLGQLRERLALAIRTFEADAAAAGVPAESIAAARYALCTLLDETIAGTAWGSGVWGTRSLLVAFHNEASGGEKFFLVLQRLSQDPARHLDLLELMYLCLALGLEGRFRMADQGQAQLTQLRERLLQLIRQHRGAVDSGLSPHWRGAAAPVAAPLRSTPVWVAAAAVCVLLLGAQLAASVALNRSSDPVFARLSALRQAAPSAPAPVQAAAGPSRLSTFLAPEVAAGRVSVNETPGRTTITLHGEGMFGSGSAAVDPAMTPLLNRIGEALKTLPGKVQVIGHTDNTRPGLSARYPSNYDLSKARAASVMAMLAAQAGPPERYSAEGRGDAAPLTSNDSPAGRARNRRVDLVVLAPASAP from the coding sequence ATGAGCACACAGGAGCCGGGCAAGCCGGAACAGGACCCGGCCAGGCCGCAGCCGGATCCGGACGCCACCATGCTGATCCTGAACCCGGGCGGACGGCGCCCGGCGCCAGCGCCGGCAGGGGGCGCTGGCCCCGCCGCCCCCGCCGCCAGCGCCCACGCCGCGACGCCGCACACCGTGCTGGCAGGCAGTGGCCTGAACCGGCTGGTGCGGGCGGCCGATCCGCTGCTCGACCTGGTGGTGCCGCTGCGCCACACCATGCAGCCGCCAGACCTCGGCCAGCTGCGCGAACGCCTGGCGCTGGCGATTCGCACCTTTGAAGCCGATGCCGCGGCGGCGGGTGTGCCGGCCGAATCCATCGCCGCCGCCCGCTACGCCCTGTGCACCCTGCTGGACGAAACGATTGCCGGCACTGCCTGGGGCAGCGGGGTGTGGGGCACGCGCAGCCTGCTGGTGGCCTTTCACAATGAAGCATCCGGCGGCGAAAAATTCTTCCTGGTGCTGCAGCGCCTGAGCCAGGACCCGGCCAGGCACCTGGACTTGCTGGAACTGATGTACCTGTGCCTGGCGCTGGGGCTGGAGGGACGCTTTCGCATGGCCGACCAGGGCCAGGCCCAGCTGACCCAGTTGCGTGAGCGCCTGCTGCAGCTGATCCGCCAGCACCGGGGCGCGGTGGACAGCGGCCTGTCGCCGCACTGGCGCGGCGCCGCGGCACCGGTCGCCGCCCCCCTGCGCAGCACCCCCGTGTGGGTGGCGGCGGCGGCAGTCTGCGTGCTGCTGCTGGGCGCGCAGCTGGCCGCCTCGGTGGCGCTCAACCGCAGTTCCGACCCGGTCTTTGCCAGGTTGTCGGCCCTGCGCCAGGCCGCACCGTCGGCTCCGGCGCCGGTGCAGGCCGCCGCGGGACCATCGCGCCTGTCCACCTTCCTGGCGCCCGAAGTGGCGGCCGGCCGCGTGAGCGTGAACGAAACGCCGGGCCGCACCACCATCACCCTGCACGGCGAAGGCATGTTCGGCTCCGGCAGCGCGGCCGTGGACCCGGCCATGACGCCCCTGCTGAACCGCATTGGCGAGGCCCTCAAGACCTTGCCCGGCAAGGTGCAGGTGATCGGCCACACCGACAACACCCGGCCCGGCCTGTCGGCGCGCTATCCATCCAATTACGACCTGTCCAAGGCACGGGCGGCCAGCGTCATGGCCATGCTGGCCGCGCAGGCCGGCCCGCCGGAGCGCTATAGCGCCGAGGGCCGGGGCGATGCCGCGCCCCTGACTTCCAATGACAGCCCGGCCGGACGCGCGCGCAACCGCCGCGTGGACCTGGTGGTGCTGGCGCCCGCCAGCGCGCCTTGA
- the tssM gene encoding type VI secretion system membrane subunit TssM, producing the protein MKRLFSWLFKRAVLAFIGVLLLSLVFWFESPLLAFDGKEPFAGTGVRWFFIALMFAAWAGWYGWKMLSAHLANRRLMASLAAADAPPAAPGAGTLSAATVQEQAALKERMEQALAVLRKSSGKQRWGSAYLYQLPWYLFVGAPGSGKTTTLLNSGLRFPLADTIGPGAVGGVGGTRLCDWWFTDEAVLLDTAGRYTTQDSDAAVDQAGWHGFLDLLKKHRPRRPINGVIVALSVADLLQQGPAARQAQAAAIRARIRELHEKLGSTFPVYVTVTKCDLLAGFMEFFDTLGRDERAKVWGMTFPVEGGGAAALAAFPARFLELEQQLQARVLSRMQEERDLQRRALLYRFPQQFGGLGEVLDGFLKAVFEPTRYEASAQLRGVYFTSGTQEGSPIDRVMGALAATFGLDRKVLPPNATSGRSYFITDLLREVMFKEAGLAGTDAGFEQRQRRLRWAGAGAAALLLVLLAAGLASSYVRNGRTVDEVAQRTGALEKVVQAVPPGAAPAELLPMLDAARALPGGYDEREAGVPLLDRFGLNQRDKLGAGAQLAYQRLLHSALLPRLTERLEQVLRRGDANNQEQLYEALRVYLMLGQPNHLDADSVLAWFDVDWRRSLSGASVEQRDQLLAHVAALLDGGAEPPPLDPALVATVRGTLAMMPLPERVYNRVKRQVGQARLPEFSVNGAVGRDVSAVLARKSGEPLTRGVPGLYSVAGYREVLKQTPLALVDIAKDSWVLDRRESEGGAGAAAALTGDQMTAAVLQLYYADYIRLWDQLLADVRIAPFSSLDQGARITNALAGADSPLKTFLAAAARETSLGGAARTAAPMEAVVRSKMSEARKKLEAALSGEEGAVPEAPSANPVDQHFAPLHKLVGTAAAPGPLDAQLALLKDASQYFDAADQARKAGTPAPAGDALQKIKRAAEGTPAPLGEILQNVDSAGAGLTLGSERARIQALWAAEAAPFCRDAIAGRYPLVRNASRDATPDDFGKFFGPGGLMDDFFTKNLAAQVDMAGGQWKWRNTGNAPIGIGQDVLNQFQRAARLRQMFFASGGRQPSLRFDLMPQGGDPALAKVILDIDGQPVLYTSGAPARATAITLPSGKGGGQVMFEVTPALRAEMRTDGPWAWFRMLDKGVLQPGAQGERYTLTFDLDGHKMAYQLTASSVINPFRRDALEQFRCPSSW; encoded by the coding sequence ATGAAACGTCTGTTCTCCTGGCTGTTCAAGCGCGCGGTACTGGCATTTATCGGTGTGCTGCTGCTGTCGCTGGTGTTCTGGTTCGAATCGCCCCTCTTGGCCTTTGACGGCAAGGAGCCGTTTGCCGGCACCGGGGTGCGCTGGTTCTTCATCGCCCTCATGTTCGCCGCCTGGGCCGGCTGGTATGGCTGGAAGATGCTCTCGGCCCACCTGGCCAACCGGCGCCTGATGGCCAGCCTGGCGGCGGCCGATGCGCCGCCGGCCGCGCCAGGGGCGGGCACCCTGTCGGCGGCAACCGTGCAGGAACAGGCCGCGCTCAAGGAACGTATGGAGCAGGCCCTGGCCGTGCTGCGCAAGTCGTCGGGCAAGCAGCGCTGGGGCAGCGCCTACCTGTACCAGCTGCCGTGGTACCTGTTCGTGGGCGCTCCCGGCAGCGGCAAGACCACCACGCTCCTCAATTCCGGCCTGCGCTTTCCGCTGGCCGACACCATTGGCCCGGGCGCCGTGGGCGGCGTGGGCGGCACCCGCCTGTGCGACTGGTGGTTCACCGATGAAGCCGTGCTGCTCGATACGGCCGGACGCTACACCACCCAGGACAGCGATGCCGCGGTCGACCAGGCCGGCTGGCATGGCTTTCTGGACCTGCTCAAGAAGCATCGCCCGCGCCGCCCCATCAATGGCGTGATCGTGGCCTTGAGCGTGGCCGACCTGCTGCAGCAGGGGCCGGCGGCGCGCCAGGCCCAGGCCGCGGCCATCCGGGCCCGCATCCGCGAGCTGCACGAAAAGCTCGGCAGCACCTTCCCCGTGTATGTCACCGTCACCAAGTGCGACCTGCTGGCCGGCTTCATGGAGTTTTTCGATACGCTCGGCCGCGACGAGCGGGCCAAGGTGTGGGGCATGACCTTCCCGGTCGAAGGCGGCGGCGCCGCCGCGCTGGCGGCCTTTCCGGCCCGCTTCCTGGAGCTGGAGCAGCAGCTGCAGGCGCGGGTGCTCTCGCGCATGCAGGAAGAGCGCGACCTGCAGCGGCGCGCCTTGCTGTACCGCTTTCCGCAGCAGTTCGGCGGCCTGGGGGAGGTGCTTGACGGCTTCCTGAAGGCCGTGTTCGAGCCCACCCGTTATGAAGCGAGCGCCCAGCTGCGTGGCGTCTACTTCACCAGCGGCACCCAGGAAGGCAGTCCGATCGACCGCGTCATGGGCGCGCTGGCTGCCACCTTTGGCCTGGACCGCAAGGTGCTGCCGCCCAATGCCACCAGTGGCCGCAGCTACTTCATCACCGACCTGCTGCGCGAAGTGATGTTCAAGGAAGCCGGGCTGGCCGGCACCGATGCCGGTTTCGAGCAGCGCCAGCGGCGCCTGCGCTGGGCTGGCGCGGGCGCTGCCGCCCTGCTGCTGGTGCTGCTTGCCGCGGGCCTGGCCAGCAGTTATGTCCGTAACGGGCGCACCGTGGACGAGGTGGCGCAGCGCACTGGCGCGCTCGAAAAGGTGGTGCAGGCGGTGCCGCCCGGCGCCGCCCCGGCCGAGCTGCTGCCGATGCTCGACGCCGCCCGCGCGCTGCCCGGGGGCTACGACGAGCGCGAGGCCGGCGTGCCGCTGCTCGATCGCTTCGGCCTGAACCAGCGCGACAAGCTCGGTGCCGGCGCCCAGCTGGCCTACCAGCGCCTGCTCCATTCGGCCCTGCTGCCACGCCTCACGGAGCGCCTCGAACAGGTGCTGCGCCGGGGCGACGCCAACAACCAGGAGCAGCTCTACGAAGCGTTGCGCGTGTACCTGATGCTGGGCCAGCCCAATCATCTCGATGCCGATTCCGTGCTTGCCTGGTTTGACGTGGACTGGCGCCGCAGCCTGTCCGGCGCCAGCGTGGAGCAGCGCGACCAGCTGCTGGCCCATGTGGCCGCGCTGCTTGACGGCGGCGCCGAACCGCCGCCGCTCGACCCGGCCCTGGTGGCCACCGTGCGCGGCACCCTGGCCATGATGCCGCTGCCAGAGCGCGTCTACAACCGCGTCAAGCGCCAGGTGGGGCAGGCGCGCCTGCCCGAGTTTTCCGTCAATGGCGCCGTCGGGCGCGACGTGTCGGCAGTCCTGGCACGCAAGAGCGGCGAGCCGCTCACCCGCGGCGTGCCAGGGCTGTACAGCGTGGCCGGCTACCGCGAAGTGCTCAAGCAAACGCCGCTGGCGCTGGTTGATATTGCCAAGGACAGCTGGGTGCTCGACCGCCGCGAAAGCGAAGGTGGCGCCGGTGCCGCCGCCGCCCTCACCGGCGACCAGATGACGGCGGCCGTGCTGCAGCTGTATTACGCCGACTATATCCGTCTGTGGGACCAGCTGCTGGCCGACGTGCGCATCGCACCGTTTTCCAGCCTGGACCAGGGCGCGCGCATCACCAATGCGCTGGCCGGGGCCGATTCCCCGCTCAAGACCTTCCTGGCCGCGGCGGCGCGCGAAACCAGCCTGGGCGGCGCCGCCAGGACGGCTGCCCCGATGGAGGCGGTGGTGCGCAGCAAAATGTCGGAAGCGCGCAAGAAGCTCGAAGCGGCGCTCAGCGGCGAGGAAGGCGCCGTGCCGGAAGCGCCGTCCGCGAATCCGGTGGACCAGCATTTTGCGCCTCTGCACAAGCTGGTTGGCACGGCGGCCGCGCCCGGCCCGCTCGACGCTCAGCTGGCGCTGCTCAAGGATGCCTCGCAATACTTCGATGCGGCCGACCAGGCGCGCAAGGCCGGCACGCCCGCTCCCGCCGGCGACGCGCTGCAAAAGATCAAGCGCGCCGCCGAAGGCACGCCGGCGCCGTTGGGCGAAATCCTGCAAAACGTCGACAGTGCCGGTGCCGGCCTGACCCTGGGCAGCGAGCGGGCCCGCATCCAGGCCCTGTGGGCGGCCGAGGCCGCGCCCTTCTGCCGCGACGCCATTGCCGGGCGCTACCCGCTGGTGCGCAACGCCAGCCGTGACGCCACGCCCGATGACTTTGGCAAGTTCTTCGGACCGGGCGGCCTCATGGACGACTTTTTCACCAAGAACCTGGCCGCGCAAGTGGACATGGCGGGCGGCCAATGGAAGTGGCGCAACACCGGCAACGCCCCGATCGGCATAGGCCAGGATGTGCTCAACCAGTTCCAGCGCGCCGCGCGCCTGCGCCAGATGTTCTTCGCCAGCGGCGGACGCCAGCCTTCGCTGCGCTTTGACCTGATGCCCCAAGGGGGGGACCCGGCCCTGGCCAAGGTCATCCTCGACATTGACGGCCAGCCGGTGCTTTACACCAGCGGCGCGCCGGCGCGAGCCACCGCCATCACCCTGCCGTCGGGCAAAGGCGGGGGGCAGGTGATGTTCGAGGTGACGCCGGCCCTGCGGGCGGAAATGCGCACCGACGGCCCATGGGCCTGGTTCCGCATGCTCGACAAGGGCGTGCTGCAGCCGGGCGCGCAGGGAGAGCGCTACACGCTCACGTTTGATCTGGACGGCCACAAGATGGCTTACCAGCTCACCGCCAGCAGCGTGATCAATCCGTTCCGGCGCGATGCGCTGGAACAGTTCCGCTGTCCCAGCAGCTGGTGA
- the tagF gene encoding type VI secretion system-associated protein TagF: MSVGFFGKLPSHGDFVARRLPAPMQQRFDAWLQGALLRSREQLGPAWPGMWGASPIWRFALGPAVCGDQAWLGVMMPSADRVGRCFPLVLASALPALPVLADCLGPRDAWFGRLEALALSALEPDFSLDTFDAALLATAGVPVPGHAGPGAALPFSPAVSPIEAGRLPPLAGIAMAGISAWWTDGSAHVGPSLACCHGLPAPAAFTAMLDGQWSARGWRQV, encoded by the coding sequence GTGAGCGTCGGCTTTTTCGGCAAGCTGCCCAGCCACGGCGACTTTGTCGCGCGCCGCCTGCCGGCCCCGATGCAGCAGCGCTTCGACGCCTGGCTGCAGGGCGCGCTGCTTCGCAGCCGCGAGCAGCTGGGACCGGCCTGGCCAGGGATGTGGGGCGCCAGCCCGATCTGGCGCTTTGCGCTGGGACCGGCGGTGTGCGGCGACCAGGCCTGGCTGGGGGTGATGATGCCAAGCGCCGACCGCGTGGGGCGCTGCTTTCCCCTGGTGCTGGCCAGCGCGCTGCCGGCGCTGCCGGTGCTGGCCGATTGCCTGGGGCCGCGCGACGCCTGGTTTGGCCGCCTGGAAGCGCTGGCCCTGTCGGCCCTGGAACCGGACTTTTCCCTCGATACCTTTGATGCCGCCTTGCTGGCTACGGCAGGCGTGCCCGTGCCAGGTCACGCCGGACCGGGGGCGGCGTTGCCGTTTTCGCCGGCGGTGTCACCGATCGAGGCCGGCCGCCTGCCGCCGCTGGCCGGCATCGCCATGGCCGGCATCAGCGCCTGGTGGACCGATGGTTCGGCCCACGTGGGGCCCAGCCTGGCGTGCTGCCATGGCTTACCGGCGCCTGCCGCATTCACTGCCATGCTGGACGGCCAGTGGTCGGCGCGGGGCTGGCGCCAGGTTTAA
- a CDS encoding PP2C family serine/threonine-protein phosphatase, translating into MTMPIPLSAVRVHRLPATLAFGATDIGPVRAGNEDNFLVDEALGLAMVADGMGGHAAGEVASAGALTTLRDYLHQRAADLPAPSAVAGMAADPDATWSDPAAGAVRLLHAGIAHANASLYAQNCSRNRSEGGMGTTLTGFWRPYSAWPLVFFHVGDSRLYRLRGGVLEQLTRDQTMYQQALEAGMFDNLPARNLLLQAVGPSASVMPEVRSHLALDGDVLMLCSDGLHGSVPHAEMESMLARATPGNLDQLCAQLIDMAKLYGARDNITVLLALCASDAA; encoded by the coding sequence ATGACCATGCCCATCCCCCTGTCAGCCGTACGCGTCCACCGCCTGCCGGCCACGCTGGCCTTTGGCGCCACCGACATTGGCCCGGTGCGGGCGGGGAACGAAGACAACTTTCTGGTCGATGAAGCGCTGGGACTGGCCATGGTGGCCGATGGCATGGGCGGCCACGCCGCCGGCGAGGTGGCCAGCGCCGGCGCCCTCACCACCTTGCGCGACTACCTGCACCAGCGCGCCGCCGACTTGCCCGCGCCGTCCGCGGTGGCGGGCATGGCGGCCGACCCGGACGCCACCTGGTCCGACCCGGCCGCCGGCGCGGTACGCCTGCTGCACGCGGGGATTGCGCATGCCAATGCCAGCCTGTACGCGCAAAACTGCAGCCGCAATCGCAGCGAGGGCGGCATGGGCACCACCCTGACCGGCTTCTGGCGCCCGTATTCGGCCTGGCCCCTGGTGTTTTTCCACGTGGGCGACAGCCGCCTGTATCGCCTGCGCGGCGGCGTGCTGGAACAGCTCACGCGCGACCAGACCATGTATCAGCAGGCGCTGGAAGCGGGCATGTTCGACAATCTGCCGGCGCGCAACCTGCTGCTGCAGGCGGTAGGGCCGTCTGCTTCCGTCATGCCGGAAGTGCGCTCGCACCTGGCGCTTGACGGCGACGTGCTGATGCTGTGCAGCGATGGCCTGCACGGCAGCGTGCCGCACGCGGAAATGGAAAGCATGCTGGCCAGGGCCACGCCGGGCAACCTTGACCAATTGTGCGCCCAGCTGATCGACATGGCCAAGCTGTATGGGGCGCGCGACAACATCACCGTGCTGCTGGCCCTGTGCGCCAGCGACGCTGCTTAA
- a CDS encoding serine/threonine-protein kinase, with protein MIEQLGKYRVDSILGKGAMGVVYKAFDPGIERVVALKTIRKEMFSESEQHDLIGRFKNEAQAAGRLNHPNIVMVYDYGETSESAYIAMEFVEGAALDKLMVPERPTALPRVLAWMGDLLQGLQYAHSRGVVHRDVKPANLLITAAAQVKISDFGIARMESSTLTQAGSMIGTPSYMSPEQFRGDPVDGRSDVFSAGIVLYQLLTGVRPFTGSASAVMHQILNDQPPPPSQVLAALGRHFDPVVARAIAKSPAARFASAGEFHEALMAAARAAAGQHGADDPDATTLADSDRTILAAGLPALERAAPAQGGAEATGSGFANMTAWKREALPEVELLLARQIGPMARFLLKKVADKAEGLDQLADLLLPHIPSDLGRVQFQQAVAVVGKKLDATGTGTGLRTNATLSGSRSSGALGTTSATGTHAAGRSAISVPVGFDQAYADALATRLTLVIGPIARVVAKRAMKQTNDRLAFVQLLAGHIDNPAERARFIADAGAA; from the coding sequence ATGATCGAGCAACTGGGCAAATACCGGGTCGACAGCATCCTGGGCAAGGGCGCCATGGGGGTCGTCTACAAGGCCTTCGACCCGGGGATTGAACGGGTGGTGGCGCTCAAGACCATCCGCAAGGAGATGTTCAGCGAAAGCGAACAGCACGACCTGATCGGGCGCTTCAAGAACGAGGCGCAGGCGGCCGGGCGCCTGAATCATCCCAACATCGTCATGGTCTACGATTATGGCGAAACCAGTGAATCGGCCTATATCGCCATGGAGTTTGTCGAAGGTGCCGCGCTCGACAAGCTGATGGTGCCCGAACGCCCCACGGCCCTGCCGCGCGTGCTGGCCTGGATGGGCGACCTGCTGCAGGGCCTGCAGTATGCCCACTCGCGCGGCGTGGTGCATCGCGATGTGAAGCCGGCCAACCTCCTGATCACGGCGGCGGCCCAGGTCAAGATCAGCGACTTCGGCATCGCCCGCATGGAGTCATCCACCCTGACCCAGGCCGGCTCCATGATCGGCACGCCCAGCTACATGTCGCCCGAGCAGTTCCGGGGCGACCCGGTGGATGGCCGCTCGGACGTATTCTCGGCCGGTATCGTGCTGTACCAGCTCTTGACGGGCGTGCGGCCCTTCACCGGCTCGGCCTCGGCCGTCATGCACCAGATCCTCAACGACCAGCCGCCCCCGCCCTCGCAGGTGCTGGCGGCGCTGGGCCGCCATTTCGATCCGGTGGTGGCGCGCGCCATTGCCAAGTCGCCCGCGGCCCGTTTTGCTTCGGCGGGCGAGTTCCACGAGGCGCTGATGGCGGCGGCACGCGCAGCGGCCGGCCAGCACGGTGCGGACGATCCCGACGCCACCACGCTGGCCGACAGCGACCGCACCATCCTTGCCGCCGGCCTGCCGGCGCTCGAGCGCGCGGCACCGGCCCAGGGCGGCGCGGAAGCGACCGGCAGCGGTTTTGCCAACATGACGGCCTGGAAGCGTGAAGCGCTGCCCGAGGTCGAGCTCCTCCTGGCCCGCCAGATCGGGCCGATGGCCAGATTCCTGCTCAAGAAAGTGGCCGACAAGGCCGAGGGCCTGGACCAGCTGGCCGACCTGCTGCTGCCGCACATCCCCTCGGACCTCGGGCGGGTGCAGTTCCAGCAGGCGGTGGCCGTGGTGGGCAAGAAGCTCGACGCCACCGGTACCGGCACCGGGCTGCGCACCAATGCCACGCTGTCCGGTTCGCGCAGCAGCGGCGCCCTTGGCACTACCAGCGCCACGGGCACGCACGCCGCAGGGCGCTCTGCCATCAGCGTGCCGGTCGGCTTCGACCAGGCCTATGCCGACGCCCTGGCCACCCGGCTGACACTGGTGATCGGTCCCATCGCGCGCGTGGTCGCCAAGCGCGCCATGAAGCAGACCAATGACAGGCTGGCCTTTGTGCAGCTGCTTGCCGGCCATATCGACAACCCCGCGGAGCGCGCCCGTTTCATTGCCGATGCCGGCGCCGCCTGA
- a CDS encoding DUF3365 domain-containing protein: MTFSIAAKFNIVFLTIFAVGFGATSLVTNHLLQENAREETLQSARVLMQSALAARSYTAAQIVPLLETRLKYEFLPQSIPSFAATEHLGQLLKQYPDFSYKEATLNPTNLRDRAADWEADLVNTLRAKPALTELVGQRNTATGPALYVARPLQIKSQACLRCHSVPDAAPKTMTDIYGRNNGFGWKHMEIVGAQVVSVPMDVPLQRARAMLNTYMLSMLGIFAFLFIALNIMVHYFVTRRITRMSRLADQVSLGEFNAEEFEVKGSDELSALARSFARMRSSLASAMKMLDE; encoded by the coding sequence ATGACATTTTCAATCGCGGCGAAGTTCAATATCGTCTTCCTCACCATCTTTGCAGTGGGATTTGGCGCCACCAGCCTGGTCACCAATCATCTGCTGCAGGAAAACGCCCGCGAGGAAACCCTGCAGAGCGCACGGGTGCTGATGCAGTCGGCCCTGGCGGCGCGCAGCTACACGGCGGCGCAGATCGTGCCCCTGCTTGAAACGCGCCTGAAGTATGAATTTCTGCCGCAGTCGATCCCCTCCTTTGCCGCCACCGAGCATCTGGGCCAGCTACTAAAGCAGTACCCGGATTTCAGCTACAAGGAAGCGACACTCAACCCCACCAACCTGCGCGACCGCGCGGCCGACTGGGAAGCGGACCTGGTCAACACCCTGCGCGCCAAGCCGGCCCTGACTGAACTGGTCGGCCAGCGCAACACGGCCACCGGCCCGGCGCTGTATGTGGCGCGCCCCCTGCAAATCAAGAGCCAGGCCTGCCTGCGCTGCCACAGCGTGCCGGACGCCGCGCCCAAGACCATGACCGACATCTACGGGCGCAATAATGGCTTCGGCTGGAAGCACATGGAAATCGTGGGCGCCCAGGTGGTGTCGGTGCCGATGGACGTGCCCCTCCAGCGCGCCCGCGCCATGCTCAACACCTACATGCTCTCGATGCTCGGCATCTTCGCCTTCCTCTTCATTGCCCTGAACATCATGGTGCACTACTTCGTCACGCGCCGCATCACGCGCATGTCGCGCCTGGCCGACCAGGTCAGCCTGGGCGAATTCAATGCCGAGGAATTCGAGGTCAAGGGCAGCGATGAACTGTCGGCCCTGGCGCGCTCGTTTGCCCGCATGCGCTCCAGCCTGGCCAGCGCCATGAAGATGCTGGACGAGTAA